The Candidatus Limnocylindrales bacterium genome includes the window TCCCCCCCATAAGGGCCAGTCTAAAAAAGATCCCCTTGAAAGCAATCCCCCGCCAGAACTTTTTCGATAATTTAACAGGTTCGGGTTAATTATTCAGGATGAAGGATTCATTACAGAGATACTTCTTAGCTTTTCCACCAGAGGTGGAAAGGTTTCTATCACAACGTCTATATCTTCTTCTCTGGTGTAAATTCCGGTTGAGAAAAGCAGTGAACCCTCTGCCAGTTCCAAAGGAATCCCCATGGCTTTCAGAACATGGGAGGGTTTCCTGGCCGTAAAGGTACAGGTGGAACCTGGAGAAACCGCAATTCCCTTCCTGTCGAGAAGCAAAGTCAGGGCATCCCCCTTCACACATTCAACACAAAAACTCAGATAATGGGGAAGTCTTTGGGTAGGATGCCCGTTTAAGTAAAGACCCGATACTTTCTTTAAGAGGGCATCCCCCAGCCGATTTCGTAAAAACAAAATGTGATCTATTCGTTGGGTCATTTCTTTTCTGGCCAGCTCTGCCGCTTTTCCAAGCCCTACAATGCCTGAAATATTTTCGGTACCTGCCCGCCGTCCTTCTTCCTGCGTACCCCCATGGATCAACGGATAAATCCTTACACCTTCTCGAATGTATAAGGCCCCGACCCCTTTCGGACCGTAGAATTTATGCCCCGAAAGACTCAGTAAATCAACTCCCAGCATGTCTACATCTACCGGTAAAATACCCACGACCTGTGTGGCATCGGTATGAAAATAAACTCCCTTCTCCCGGGTAATCCGACCGATTTCTGCTATGGGCTCTAAGGTTCCCACCTCATGGTTCCCATACATAATGGATACCAAAATCGTTCTCTCTGTGATTGCTTCGGCAATTTCTTCGGGATCAACCATTCCATATTTGTTTACAGGTACATAGGTCACCGTAAATCCCAGTTTTTCCAGAAATTTAAGGGCATAAAGTACCGATTGATGTTCAATCTGAGAGGTAACGATATGGGTTCCTTTCTTCTGATTCGCAAAGGCTACTCCTTTAATAGCAAAATTATTAGCTTCTGTACCACCCGAAGTAAAAACAATCTCCTCCGACTTAGCACCCATGAGCAGGGCAACCTGTTGTCTGGCTTCTTCTAGAGCTTCCCGAGGTTTTTTACTTTCTTCATAAAGACTTCCAGGATTCCCGAAAAATTCCCCCAAATAAGGGAGCATCGCCTCCCTCACTTCAGGATGCACAGGGGTCGTTGTGGCATAATCCAAATAAATTTTCTTCATCATAGGGATTCATAAAGAATATAATCGAAATACCTCTCATCTTCAACCTTCTAACAAGCTTTCTTGTCCGAAGTTAACAAAATATCCTCCATAGAGGGACTTTCAAGGGTCAACTTATCCTTCCAACCCCTCCCCATCCCCCCGCATGCGAGGAGAGGAAAGGGAGAGCGGCAAGATAAGGTAAGATAAAAATCGTATTACTTAAATTTGATCCCATAGAGCTGCTTTCACTTCCCGACTCCCTTCTCCCCTTGTGTGGGAGAGGGACCTGGCATAGGTGCCAGGATAAGAAGGTTAGCCCCGGCGGGGTGACCTGTTTCACAGGCCGCTCCTCCGGAGCTTGAAAAAATCTGAATGACTGGATCCCCCAACTTGCGTCGGAGGCTACCCACAGTTCGCCCCTGACGGGGCCTTTCAACTTATCCTGGCGCCTCTAGAGCCGGGGGTGAGGGCCGCTCAAAAGTCAAGCAAAACTAACTAAATAGTGTAATAGATGAAAAGTCCTGTTTCTAAGGGGTTTGATAGGATAACCTTAAAAGAAGTACAAACTTTATTGAAAGACTTAGAAAGACAGATTAAAATAGTTGAAACATAAAAATATTGCAGTTTGTAGAAATCAGGATAAGAATCCAACAGGAAGGTAGAGTCTATGAAACGTAAAACGACGGTGAGTATTGAGGGGCCTTCTTTTTTCATTAACGGTCAACCGACTTATCCAGGTCGTTGGTACCAGGGGCTCAAAGTAGAAGGTTTGCTTTTTAATGCCCGGATGGTTCAGGGGATTTTTGACGATCTTAATCCGGAAACACGAAGTCGGTGGAATTATCCCGATGGACCCTGGGATGCAACACGCAATACGGAGGAATTTGTTGCCGCCATGCCTGTTTGGCGGTCTTATGGACTGTTGAGCTTTACCATCAACCTTCAGGGTGGGAGTCCGGAAGGTTACAGTAGCTCTCAACCCTGGCACAATTCTGCTTTTGAGGCCGACGGACGACTACGCAGCGATTATCTGGCACGACTGGAAAGGATTCTGGATACTGCCGATGAATTGGGTATGGCTCCTATTTTAGGATTCTTCTACTTTGGACAGGATTGGCGGTTGAACAACGAGCAAGCTGTAATACGCGCAACAGAGAATGCTACAGACTGGTTGCTGGAAAAAAGTTATACCCACGTACTTGTGGAAATCGGTAATGAAGTGGATTTACCTTACTACCGGCATGAGATCATTCGAGCACCGCGCTGCCATGAACTGATAGAAATTGTGAAAACCCGGTCGACCGGGAAGGTTAAATCACCTGCCGGGCGATTGTTGGTGAGCACCAGTATGCAAGGCGGGGCCATTCCCCCGAATAATATAGTTGCTGCGGCGGATTTTATACTCTTGCATGGGAATCATGTTTCTGAAACGGCCCGGATTCGGGAGATGGTAGACCAATGTCGCCAGCTATCCGGCTACCGAGATCAGCCTATTTTGTTTAATGAGGACGATCATTTTGATTTCGACCGGGAGGACAATCATATACTTGCAGCCCTCAGCCGGTATGCAAGCTGGGGATATTTTGATTATCGCATGCCGGGGGAAGGCTATCCGGAAGGGTTTCAAAGTGTTCCGGTGGATTGGACTATCAGTTCCCATCGTAAACGTGGGTTTTTTAATTTACTGGCCAAAGTAACAGGTAGCAATCCGCAGATCCTTTCAAGGTAAAACCAGATAGGCTTACCTTGTTCTCACCCCTTCTCCCATAAAAAGGAGTGGAGGACCTTATAGGGGTCGCTTCAATGGGGTCGCTCTTTGATCTATAGATAGTAGCCGCATAATTTAACAATTTAAAATCCCCTAACCTAAGGAGGAAGAAATTATGCAAAATTTCTGTTGGTTTTTCCCTTTTCCTATCACCCGAATAACTCTTATCGGATTACTTTTACTCAGTCTGGCTTCAGGGGCCGAACCTGCAGAGCCAAAGATGGGTGGGACCTTGAAATTTGTTCCACAGGCCGATTTGAAGATTCTGGATCCGATCTGGACTTCGGCTTACATAACCCGCAAC containing:
- a CDS encoding cysteine desulfurase family protein → MMKKIYLDYATTTPVHPEVREAMLPYLGEFFGNPGSLYEESKKPREALEEARQQVALLMGAKSEEIVFTSGGTEANNFAIKGVAFANQKKGTHIVTSQIEHQSVLYALKFLEKLGFTVTYVPVNKYGMVDPEEIAEAITERTILVSIMYGNHEVGTLEPIAEIGRITREKGVYFHTDATQVVGILPVDVDMLGVDLLSLSGHKFYGPKGVGALYIREGVRIYPLIHGGTQEEGRRAGTENISGIVGLGKAAELARKEMTQRIDHILFLRNRLGDALLKKVSGLYLNGHPTQRLPHYLSFCVECVKGDALTLLLDRKGIAVSPGSTCTFTARKPSHVLKAMGIPLELAEGSLLFSTGIYTREEDIDVVIETFPPLVEKLRSISVMNPSS